The window GAGGATTTTTTCTGAGGATTAAATACAATAAAATATTTTCTTTCCTACCTATAAATAGCCCCAAATCATACATAATATTGTACCGAAAATTGTTACGAGCGCAATTATTAATGCATAATAGATATTTGTATAGATGGCAGATTTATCTTCTGTTTCACCAGCATGCATAAAGACGACCAATTGTAGGCCAGCCTGAATAAATGCTGTAACCAATAAAATCGTCATAATAATTGGAAATGATACGCCATCTATAAAATACACACAAGCAGCAATGATGGTAAGAATGATTGATAATGCAAACCCCATTACTTGTTTAAGTGGAAATAAATCACTCATTTTATACCATTCCTTTCAAGTAGATGAAACTGAAGATAAAGATCCATACAACATCTAAAAAGTGCCAGTATAAAGAGAAGATGAATGATTTATTGGCTGTTTCAGGTGTTAATCCACGTTTTATCAGCTGGTAGACGATGAGCAGCCCCCAAAACACACCAAATGTGACGTGAGCACCATGTGTTCCTAGTGTTGTTAATAGAGCAGCGGTAAAGGCACTAGTCTGTAATCCCGCACCAACATGAACATAATGAATAAACTCGTAAACTTCGAAACCAAGGAATGCTACACCGAGTAATAGCGTGATTACATAGAATGTTATCATAGCTTTCGTATAGCCCTTTCTCATTGCGTGGATACCTAGGCCAATTGTAAAGCTACTCGTTAAGAGAATAAAAGTTTCAAATAAAACAGGTGTGATTTCAAAAATTTCTGCTCCTGTAGGGCCATTTCCTACACGGTCTCCTAATACAAAGTAAGCTGCAAAAAGTGTTCCAAAGAGCATAATTTCAGCACCGATAAAAACCCAGAAGCCTAATATATTCATTTGATTTTGCTGTGTACTATATTCTAGCGGCAGCGATCGATCAACCTTCATTATTGAACACCTCGCATTTTCTTTTCAGTTGCTTTAATTTCTTCTACAGAAACATAATGTCCTGGATCTTTTTCCAACGAACGGAGAGCCATGCAAATAAAAATACCAATAGTTGTGAGAATAGCTGGAATCCACATACTAAATACAAATGAGAAGCCCCAGGCGAAGAAAATGCAACCTAATATGAAAGGCACACCGCTATTATTTGGCATATGAATTTTTTCATATTTCTCTGGGAACAACTCATGCTGATTGTATTTTGCGTCCCATAAAGCCTCTGTTGAAATAACATGAGGGACCTTTGCAAAATTGTAATAAGGCACAGGACTTGGCGTAGCCCACTCTAATGTGCGTGCATCCCATGGATCTGAACCGATGTTTCTTGGTGAGTAACGAATACTGTAGTACACGTTGTAAACAATTAGTGCAAACCCAATTGCAAATCCAATTGCACCAATGAAAGAAATCATATTCCAGATGCCAAAACCAGTAGACTCAGTATAAGTGTACATGCGACGTGCTTGTCCATCTAAGCCTGAAAAGAACATAGGCATAAAGGCTAGAAGTGTACTGATTGCTATAATCCATGCTGTCAATTTACCGATTTTTTCATTCAACATAAAACCAAACATTTTTGGGAAGTAGTAATGTAAGCCTGCTAACATCGCAAATACAACACCTGGAATAATCACCATATGGAAGTGGGCGACAAGGAACATTGTATTATGATATTGATAGTCAGCTGCTGACATTCCAAGCATTACTCCAGTTACACCACCAATTGTAAAAGTAGGTATAAATAACATGGAGTAAAGCATTGGAGTTGTAAATACAATCTTCCCTTTCCAAAGGGTAAACAACCAGTTAAAAATTTTTACCCCTGTTGGAATGGCAATTGCCATTGTAGTAATCGAAAATATACTGTTAGTTAAAGCGCCTTGTCCCATCGTAAAGAAATGGTGTGTCCATACTAAAAATGATAGGAAGGAGATGATCACCATTGAGCCGACCATCGATTTATAGCCATAAAGATTCCGTCCAGAGAAAGTAGAAATAATCTCACTGTAAATACCGAATGCTGGCAATATCAGTATATATACTTCAGGATGTCCCCAGACCCAGAAGAAATTCGCCCACAGCATATCCATACCACCGTCGGATGTTGTGAAGAAATTTGTGGCAAGTAATCGGTCAAAAGTCCCCATAGTCAAAGCTACAGTTAAAACGGGGAATGCGAAAACGATAATCACATTTGCAACAAATGAAGACCAAGTAAACATTGGCATTTTCATTAATGTCATGCCCGGAGCCCTCATTTTGAGAATTGTTACAATCATATTAATACCGGTAATTAATGTACCGAGACCTGAAATCTGTAGAGCAAATAAATAATAGTTAGTTCCTACTGATGGACTAAATTCGTTATTAGCGAGTGGGAAATAATTTGTCCATCCAGAATCAGGCGAGCCACCTATAACAAAAGAAATGTTTAGTAGCATTGCCCCCATGAAGAACAACCAAAAACTTAAAGCATTCAAACGTGGGAATGCAACGTCTCTAGCTCCAATTTGTAATGGCACAATGTAGTTCATAAATGCCATAATAAATGGCATTGCCATAAAAATAATCATTACTGTTCCATGTGTTGTGAATACTTCATTATAATGCTGAGCATCTAGTAACTTATTGTCAGGGACAGCCATTTGAGCACGCATCATAATAGCATCCGCGCCCCCTCGGAAAAGCATGAGGATAGCAGAAATTAAATACATAATACCGATCCGTTTATGATCAACGGTCGTTAACCATTCACGCCATAGGTAGCCCCATTTTTTAAAATAAGTTAATCCAACAATGATTGCTATCACGGTAAGACCAATTGCTACCATCGATGCATAAATTGCAGGACTTGGATGGGGTATAGCAAATCGTTCAAAGTAATCCATATTACTATGACTCCTTTCAATGTAAACATTTTAGTAAATTAGGTAATTTCGATAATTTAATGATTGTTTTGTAGAGATTTATTATCTTTAGATTCAGCTTTCTCATGTTGATGTCCGCCGTGTTCACCCTCTGGTGGTGGTAAGAAAGTTAAATGCGTTCCATTAAATGTTGATTGACCAACATGTCCAGGTTCTAGCAATGTATTAAATTTTTCTTCAGTTAACATATCAGCCGTTTCCTTTACTTCCTTAACCCAATTATCATATTCAGCTTGTTGAACCGCTGTAACGTTGAACGTATTCTCAGCGAATCCTTTCCCGTTAAAGTTTGCATTTCTCCCCATATACTCTCCTGGCATATCAGCAGCTAAATGCAACGTATTCACCATATCGGCCATTGCATATTTCTGGCCACCTAATTGAGGAATCCAAAAACTTGTAATTGGTCCATATGAGTAAAGTTTAAACTCAATTGGGCGCCCAACAGGAATATATAAATAATTCACTGTTTCAATATCTTCCTCTGGATAACTAAAATGCCATTTCCAATTAGATGTTGAAGCATAAACCACGAGTGGCTCTTCATTTTTGTATTTTTCTGGAGGTGATTCCACCTTATAATTACTTTCAACTGAAATTATTGAAAGGTAGGCGACAATTAAGACCGGGATTCCGACGCAAATTACCTCAACCATTATGCTCCCTTTAATATGGGGAGGTTTGTAATTTGGACTTTGTTTAGAAGCCCTAAATTTGATTAGCATATAAGCTAAAATTACAAAAACAATAAGTACGATAAAGGACATAATTCCTATCGATAGCATAATGTCTTTGGCTTGTACTTGAGCTTGAGGTCCTTTTGGGTCCAAGACTAACAATGGGTCACAACCAGTTAGCATAGTGACAATAGTGAAAAAACCGATTAACTTGATCCATCTATTTTTCATAAACAAACCCCTTTTAATTATTATTTAAAGTGTTTTAGGCTACTATGGGTTTGAGTGGAATTTGATTCACAATTGATTTTTATGATAGTTGCACAAAATTTTAAAAACAAGGAGTTTTGAAAGATAACACAAAATGTTCTAAAACCAAAAAAATAATTTTAGTATAATTTTGATGTGATGAACATACGTCAAACTGGGGTTTTTATATGAAAATGTAAATTGAAATTTTAAATGGATGGTAATGATAAACTAAAAGTGGATGGTCAATTTTAGACGGATATATATTAATATTTATTATTTTGATTGTCTGACAATGGCAGAAAATAAAAGGAATATTTTAATAAGTTTGGTAGAAATAATGAGGTGAATATATATGGATTGGAAACCCGATAGAAAAGCAAAAAAGGCGATCTATAAGCAACTCGCAGAATATATTGAAAAAGGAATTGCCGATGGTACATTTCCACCTGATAAACCATTGCCATCAGAGAGAAGTTTGGCCAATGACTTGAATATAAATAGAAGCACTGTAGTAAATGCATATGACGAATTAGAATCGATGGGGCTAATTGAAAGAAATAGAGGCAGTGGTACTACTATTAGTAAAGATATTTGGGGTATAACAAAAAAACGGATACCTAGTTGGAATAGGTATATTGTGGCGGGCTCCTTTTTACCTAACTTACCTGTAACACAAAAAATAAGAAAAGAAACTGTTGATCATCAATTAATAAATTTAGCTACTGGTGAATTGTCAGAAGACCTTTTCCCGAAAAGTTTTTTAAGAGAGATAACTTCGACACGTTCTTTTATTGGAAGCCTAGGTTACGATCATCCGCAGGGGAGTGAAATACTTAGAACAACCCTTACGAAACACATGAAAAAAAGTCGGGGAATCGAAACTCATCCTACTTCAATACTTATAACATCAGGAGCCCAACAAGCATTGCATTTAATTGTACAATGTTTGTTAAAGCCTGGAGATGCAATAGCAATAGAAGATCCTTCTTACAACTATAATCTGACAATTTTTAAATCAGCAGGTATACAAATTCATTATCTACCTGTCGATCGGGATGGAATTAACCCTGAAGATTTGCAGTCATTATATAAGAAACACCGGATTAAAATGATTTTTTTGAATCCAGATTTTCAAAATCCAACGGGTTCTTTATTGAATGAAAAGAAAAGAAAAGCTATTTTGGACATATCCTCAAAGCTTGGTATACCCGTAGTGGAGGACGATCCTTATAGTTTAACAGCTTTTTCTGGGGAGAAAATACCAACCCTTAAATCACTAGATAAGAACGGAAACGTATTATATATTAGTTCTCTATCTAAAATTGTTGCTTCAGGATTGAGAATAGGGTGGATTATTGGCCCAACATCGGTAATAGAAAGATTGTCCGATGCAAAGCAACAAATCGACTTTGGCCATTCTAGCTATACACAATGGATTGCGAATGATTTTTTAGAATCAACTAATTTCAATGTTCATATGGAAAATTTAATAAAAGAGTTAGAAAAAAGGCGAAATAAAATTATTAAAAGTCTTAATATATATTTAAAAGACCAGGTGGAGTATTCTATTCCTAACGGTGGTATTCATATATGGTGTAAAATCCTTAAAAATTATGATGAAATTGAATTACTTGAAGAGTCCATTAAAAGAGGTGTCATGTATGTACCAGGTTCTACAATGGGATCTAAAAATGGATTTGTTCGTTTTACTTTCGCGAAAGAAGATGAAGATTCAATTGATGAAGGAATCAAAAGATTTGCCGAAGCTCTTAATTGTTTTTAAACATATACTTTTGAAAAAGCACCTTTTATATTTGAAGAATTAAGGTTTGATAACTATTCCTATTTTGTTAATTTTTTGTCATTGGATGGTCGAAAAAGTTTTCGAGTGGAGGGTTTAAAATACTTTTAAATTATTTATGATAGTGACATGGATAAAACAATCCATTTAGGCTACTTAATATCATTGAAGTGTGGGTTGATTCACAATTATCTCCACAGGCAATGAAATATTTATATTTAGGGAAGGTGATAAACTAATTCAGATTATAATTATAGTGAAATAAAAAGATTAAGAGGTAATTTCTACTGATTAGTAGTGTTTCAATTGTTATTTGAAAAGGTTGGTATTTAAAATAATGCTTCGCTTTAGAGAGATATCGTAATTATGACCAACTAAACATATACTCTAACAGTCTTTTATAACATTTGCTGCTGTTAAGAAAAAATCAGGGCAATTTGCCTTTAAGTATATTTTAAACTGAGTTATTTAAATAATTTAGAGCTTTTCCGGCTCTAAATTATTTAAATGACAAGAAAAAGAGCGTTATCCCAAATCATTAAGATGGAGAAATACTCTTTTTTATACAACAAGAAAACAAGGGTCTTATCAGAGGGACTCTATCAAGCGGTTCCCATTTGTCCCAGACGATAATTTTACATTTTTTACGATCAAATGAGTATGAAGGGGAAAAACAAAAAAGTATGAATTAAAGAAACAACGGGCAATGAAGGTTAAAGAATTCCTCAGTCAAGAAATATATGAAAAAGTATGGACCTACTATCCCTCCAAACGCAAAATACCCTACATTTCAACCGTTCCATTAAATTATCAAATGATGGCGGCGCACTTTCTTTGGATACAGGAGAATTGATTTTTCGTGAATTTGATGAAAAATTAGGTTTCTCAAAATAATCGCCGAACATCTCCAATGGTGTCATAGATTTTATGCGCTCACTCATGCAATAATCTAACGAAGCGTTTCCCGTAAAAGCATAAAGGGGATCCAAATCCAAACGATTCGAATGCGTCTAATATAAAGTGGCAAGTAAATTAGGGAAGTCTGCCCAAAAATCAGTGTATTCCTAAGACTCGCTTCTTCCCT is drawn from Solibacillus sp. R5-41 and contains these coding sequences:
- the qoxA gene encoding cytochrome aa3 quinol oxidase subunit II; the encoded protein is MKNRWIKLIGFFTIVTMLTGCDPLLVLDPKGPQAQVQAKDIMLSIGIMSFIVLIVFVILAYMLIKFRASKQSPNYKPPHIKGSIMVEVICVGIPVLIVAYLSIISVESNYKVESPPEKYKNEEPLVVYASTSNWKWHFSYPEEDIETVNYLYIPVGRPIEFKLYSYGPITSFWIPQLGGQKYAMADMVNTLHLAADMPGEYMGRNANFNGKGFAENTFNVTAVQQAEYDNWVKEVKETADMLTEEKFNTLLEPGHVGQSTFNGTHLTFLPPPEGEHGGHQHEKAESKDNKSLQNNH
- the qoxD gene encoding cytochrome aa3 quinol oxidase subunit IV, translated to MSDLFPLKQVMGFALSIILTIIAACVYFIDGVSFPIIMTILLVTAFIQAGLQLVVFMHAGETEDKSAIYTNIYYALIIALVTIFGTILCMIWGYL
- a CDS encoding PLP-dependent aminotransferase family protein; this translates as MDWKPDRKAKKAIYKQLAEYIEKGIADGTFPPDKPLPSERSLANDLNINRSTVVNAYDELESMGLIERNRGSGTTISKDIWGITKKRIPSWNRYIVAGSFLPNLPVTQKIRKETVDHQLINLATGELSEDLFPKSFLREITSTRSFIGSLGYDHPQGSEILRTTLTKHMKKSRGIETHPTSILITSGAQQALHLIVQCLLKPGDAIAIEDPSYNYNLTIFKSAGIQIHYLPVDRDGINPEDLQSLYKKHRIKMIFLNPDFQNPTGSLLNEKKRKAILDISSKLGIPVVEDDPYSLTAFSGEKIPTLKSLDKNGNVLYISSLSKIVASGLRIGWIIGPTSVIERLSDAKQQIDFGHSSYTQWIANDFLESTNFNVHMENLIKELEKRRNKIIKSLNIYLKDQVEYSIPNGGIHIWCKILKNYDEIELLEESIKRGVMYVPGSTMGSKNGFVRFTFAKEDEDSIDEGIKRFAEALNCF
- the qoxB gene encoding cytochrome aa3 quinol oxidase subunit I yields the protein MDYFERFAIPHPSPAIYASMVAIGLTVIAIIVGLTYFKKWGYLWREWLTTVDHKRIGIMYLISAILMLFRGGADAIMMRAQMAVPDNKLLDAQHYNEVFTTHGTVMIIFMAMPFIMAFMNYIVPLQIGARDVAFPRLNALSFWLFFMGAMLLNISFVIGGSPDSGWTNYFPLANNEFSPSVGTNYYLFALQISGLGTLITGINMIVTILKMRAPGMTLMKMPMFTWSSFVANVIIVFAFPVLTVALTMGTFDRLLATNFFTTSDGGMDMLWANFFWVWGHPEVYILILPAFGIYSEIISTFSGRNLYGYKSMVGSMVIISFLSFLVWTHHFFTMGQGALTNSIFSITTMAIAIPTGVKIFNWLFTLWKGKIVFTTPMLYSMLFIPTFTIGGVTGVMLGMSAADYQYHNTMFLVAHFHMVIIPGVVFAMLAGLHYYFPKMFGFMLNEKIGKLTAWIIAISTLLAFMPMFFSGLDGQARRMYTYTESTGFGIWNMISFIGAIGFAIGFALIVYNVYYSIRYSPRNIGSDPWDARTLEWATPSPVPYYNFAKVPHVISTEALWDAKYNQHELFPEKYEKIHMPNNSGVPFILGCIFFAWGFSFVFSMWIPAILTTIGIFICMALRSLEKDPGHYVSVEEIKATEKKMRGVQ
- the qoxC gene encoding cytochrome aa3 quinol oxidase subunit III, whose translation is MKVDRSLPLEYSTQQNQMNILGFWVFIGAEIMLFGTLFAAYFVLGDRVGNGPTGAEIFEITPVLFETFILLTSSFTIGLGIHAMRKGYTKAMITFYVITLLLGVAFLGFEVYEFIHYVHVGAGLQTSAFTAALLTTLGTHGAHVTFGVFWGLLIVYQLIKRGLTPETANKSFIFSLYWHFLDVVWIFIFSFIYLKGMV